A window of the Kosakonia radicincitans DSM 16656 genome harbors these coding sequences:
- the kefC gene encoding glutathione-regulated potassium-efflux system protein KefC, whose amino-acid sequence MDSHSLIQALIYLGSAALVVPIAVRLGLGSVLGYLIAGGIIGPWGLRLVTDAESILHFAEIGVVLMLFVIGLELDPQRLWKLRASVFGGGALQMVSCGLLLGVFCALLGLAWPVALLIGLTLALSSTAIAMQAMNERNLTVSQMGRSAFSVLLFQDIAAIPLVAMIPLLAASGGAMTLSAFTLSALKVVGALALVVLIGRYVARPALRFVARSGLREVFCAVALFLVFGFGLLLEEAGLSMAMGAFLAGVLLASSEYRHALESDIEPFKGLLLGLFFIGVGMSIDFGTLVTHPLRILLLLVGFLVIKSVVLWLIARPLRVPGKQRMWFAALLGQGSEFAFVVFGAAQTAQVLDPEWAKALTLTVALSMAATPVLLVLLARLETAGSQQEREADEIDEEEARVIIAGFGRFGQIAGRLLLSSGVKMVVLDHDPDHIETLRKFGMKVFYGDATRVDLLESAGAGRAEVLINAIDDPQASLQLTELAKEHFPDLRIIARARDVDHYIRLRQAGVDRPERETFEAALKTGRLALEGLGLGPYEARERADHFRRFNTSMVEEMAQVENDAQARAAVFKRTSAMLTEIISEDRAHLSLTQRHGWQGTEEGRHTDDPADEPAVKPQA is encoded by the coding sequence ATGGATAGCCATTCATTAATACAGGCGCTGATCTACCTGGGGTCGGCCGCGCTGGTTGTTCCCATCGCTGTACGATTGGGGCTGGGGTCGGTGCTTGGCTACCTGATTGCCGGTGGCATTATTGGGCCGTGGGGATTGCGCCTGGTCACCGATGCCGAATCCATTCTCCATTTCGCCGAAATTGGCGTGGTGCTGATGCTTTTCGTGATTGGTCTTGAGCTGGATCCGCAACGATTGTGGAAGTTGCGCGCCTCGGTGTTTGGCGGCGGCGCGCTGCAAATGGTGAGTTGTGGCCTGCTGCTTGGCGTGTTTTGCGCCCTGCTGGGGCTGGCGTGGCCGGTGGCGCTGCTGATTGGTCTGACGCTGGCGCTCTCTTCCACCGCGATTGCCATGCAGGCGATGAATGAACGCAACCTGACAGTTTCGCAGATGGGGCGCAGCGCCTTCTCGGTGCTGCTGTTCCAGGATATCGCGGCAATCCCGCTGGTGGCGATGATTCCGCTGCTGGCGGCCAGCGGCGGTGCGATGACGTTGAGCGCGTTTACCCTTTCGGCGCTGAAAGTGGTGGGCGCACTGGCGCTGGTGGTGTTGATTGGGCGTTATGTCGCGCGTCCGGCGCTACGCTTTGTCGCTCGCTCCGGGCTGCGGGAAGTGTTCTGCGCCGTGGCGCTGTTTCTGGTGTTCGGCTTTGGGTTATTGCTGGAAGAGGCGGGATTGTCGATGGCGATGGGCGCCTTCCTTGCCGGGGTGTTACTGGCCAGCTCTGAATACCGTCACGCGCTGGAAAGCGACATCGAACCGTTTAAAGGCCTGCTGCTTGGATTGTTCTTTATTGGCGTCGGCATGTCCATCGACTTCGGTACGCTGGTGACGCACCCGCTGCGTATCCTGCTGTTGCTGGTGGGTTTCCTGGTGATTAAAAGCGTGGTGCTGTGGCTGATCGCCCGTCCGTTACGTGTGCCGGGTAAACAGCGGATGTGGTTTGCCGCGCTGCTGGGGCAGGGGAGTGAATTCGCCTTTGTGGTGTTTGGCGCCGCGCAAACTGCACAGGTGCTCGATCCAGAATGGGCGAAAGCGCTAACGCTGACGGTTGCGTTATCAATGGCGGCGACGCCAGTCCTGCTGGTACTGCTGGCGCGGCTGGAAACTGCCGGTTCACAGCAGGAGCGCGAAGCCGATGAGATCGATGAAGAAGAGGCGCGGGTGATCATCGCCGGATTTGGTCGTTTTGGTCAGATCGCCGGGCGTCTGTTACTTTCCAGCGGCGTGAAAATGGTGGTGCTTGACCACGATCCCGATCATATCGAAACGCTGCGTAAATTCGGCATGAAAGTTTTCTACGGTGATGCCACGCGCGTCGATCTGCTGGAGTCCGCCGGTGCCGGGCGTGCTGAGGTGTTGATTAATGCGATTGACGATCCACAGGCCAGCCTGCAATTGACTGAGCTGGCAAAAGAGCACTTCCCGGATCTGCGCATTATTGCCCGCGCTCGCGATGTCGATCACTATATTCGCCTGCGACAGGCTGGCGTCGACAGACCGGAACGTGAAACCTTCGAAGCGGCGCTGAAAACCGGGCGTCTGGCGCTGGAAGGGTTAGGATTAGGCCCCTATGAAGCCCGCGAGCGCGCCGACCATTTCCGCCGTTTCAATACGTCGATGGTGGAAGAGATGGCGCAGGTCGAGAATGATGCGCAGGCGCGCGCTGCCGTGTTTAAGCGCACCAGCGCCATGTTGACGGAAATCATCTCAGAGGATCGCGCACATCTTTCGTTAACGCAGCGTCATGGCTGGCAGGGAACGGAAGAGGGGCGGCATACGGACGATCCGGCAGACGAACCGGCGGTGAAACCGCAGGCGTGA
- the apaH gene encoding bis(5'-nucleosyl)-tetraphosphatase (symmetrical) ApaH, which produces MATYLIGDVHGCYDELIALLKQVEFSPEQDTLWLTGDLVARGPGSLDVLRYVKSLGDSVRIVLGNHDLHLLAVFAGISRNKPKDRLNLLLEAPDADELINWLRRQPLLQIDEEKKLVMAHAGITPQWDLPTAIHCARDIEAVLSSDSYPLFLDAMYGDLPNHWTPELSGLARLRFITNAFTRMRYCFPNGQLDMYCKDIPERAPAPLKPWFSIPGPVSQEYSIVFGHWASLEGAGTPEGIYALDTGCCWGGVLTCLRWEDKMYFTQPSNRQMDLGDGEAIAS; this is translated from the coding sequence ATGGCTACATATCTGATTGGTGACGTTCATGGTTGCTATGATGAACTGATCGCGCTGTTAAAACAGGTTGAATTTTCACCAGAGCAAGACACCCTATGGCTTACCGGCGATTTAGTTGCCCGTGGGCCGGGGTCGCTGGATGTACTGCGTTACGTAAAATCATTGGGCGACAGCGTACGTATCGTACTGGGCAATCACGATCTGCATCTGCTGGCCGTCTTTGCCGGTATCAGCCGCAATAAGCCCAAAGACCGGCTCAATTTATTGCTGGAAGCGCCCGACGCCGACGAACTGATCAACTGGCTGCGTCGTCAGCCGCTGCTGCAAATCGACGAAGAGAAAAAGCTGGTGATGGCGCACGCCGGGATCACCCCGCAGTGGGATTTGCCGACGGCGATACACTGCGCGCGCGATATCGAAGCGGTGCTCTCCAGCGATTCCTATCCGCTATTCCTGGATGCAATGTATGGCGATCTGCCAAACCACTGGACGCCGGAACTCAGTGGGCTTGCCCGCCTGCGCTTTATCACTAATGCCTTCACACGTATGCGTTATTGCTTCCCGAACGGGCAGCTGGATATGTACTGCAAGGATATTCCCGAACGTGCTCCTGCACCGCTTAAACCGTGGTTCTCGATTCCGGGACCGGTTTCTCAGGAGTACAGCATCGTCTTTGGCCACTGGGCATCGCTGGAAGGCGCTGGCACACCGGAAGGGATTTACGCGCTGGATACTGGCTGCTGCTGGGGCGGCGTACTGACCTGCCTGCGCTGGGAAGACAAAATGTACTTCACGCAACCGTCAAATCGCCAGATGGATTTAGGGGATGGCGAGGCGATAGCCTCTTAA
- the folA gene encoding type 3 dihydrofolate reductase, with product MISLIAALAVDRVIGMENAMPWNLPADLAWFKRNTLNKPVVMGRLTWESIGRPLPGRKNIVISSQPGTDDRVEWVKSVDEAIAACGDVEEIMVIGGGRVYEQCLPKAQRLYLTHIDAEVEGDTHFPDYDPDDWESVFSEFHDADAQNSHSYCFEILERR from the coding sequence ATGATCAGTCTGATTGCCGCGCTAGCCGTGGATCGCGTGATTGGTATGGAGAACGCCATGCCGTGGAATTTACCGGCCGATCTCGCCTGGTTTAAGCGCAATACCTTAAACAAACCGGTGGTGATGGGGCGTCTGACGTGGGAATCCATCGGCCGTCCGTTACCGGGGCGCAAGAACATTGTGATCAGTAGCCAGCCGGGTACTGACGATCGTGTCGAATGGGTGAAATCCGTGGATGAAGCTATTGCTGCCTGCGGTGATGTGGAAGAGATCATGGTGATCGGCGGCGGGCGTGTTTACGAACAGTGTCTGCCGAAGGCGCAGCGCCTCTACCTGACGCACATTGATGCTGAAGTGGAAGGCGATACCCACTTCCCGGATTACGACCCGGACGACTGGGAATCGGTATTTAGCGAATTCCATGATGCTGATGCGCAGAACTCGCATAGCTACTGCTTTGAGATCCTCGAGCGCCGCTAA
- the kefF gene encoding glutathione-regulated potassium-efflux system oxidoreductase KefF, protein MILIIYAHPYPQHSHANKRMIEQARTLEGVEIRSLYELYPDFNIDVAAEQEALSRASLVIWQHPMQWYSVPPLLKLWLDKVLSHGWAYGHEGTALKGKNVMWAVTTGGGDHHFDIGSHPGFDVLSQPLQATAIYCGMNWLPPFAVHCTFICDDETLQAQARHYKQRLLEWQEAAHG, encoded by the coding sequence ATGATCCTTATAATTTATGCCCATCCTTATCCGCAGCATTCGCATGCGAATAAGCGAATGATTGAGCAGGCAAGGACGCTGGAAGGCGTCGAAATCCGTTCTCTCTATGAGCTATACCCTGACTTTAATATTGATGTGGCCGCCGAGCAGGAGGCGCTTTCCCGCGCTTCGCTGGTTATCTGGCAGCATCCGATGCAGTGGTACAGCGTTCCGCCGTTGCTGAAACTCTGGCTGGATAAAGTGTTGTCGCATGGCTGGGCCTATGGTCATGAGGGCACCGCGCTTAAAGGCAAAAACGTGATGTGGGCTGTGACCACTGGCGGCGGCGACCACCATTTTGATATCGGATCGCACCCCGGCTTTGATGTGCTTTCGCAGCCATTGCAGGCAACAGCGATTTACTGCGGGATGAACTGGTTACCGCCTTTTGCCGTGCACTGTACCTTTATTTGCGACGATGAAACCCTGCAGGCGCAGGCGCGTCATTACAAACAACGTTTGCTGGAGTGGCAGGAGGCGGCACATGGATAG